Below is a genomic region from Candidatus Epulonipiscium sp..
ATGACCTATGGGAGTTGATTGCTAACATATTATTATTGATTACCATGTTACTCATATACATTCCTCCTTGAATTATATAGGACATCCTTGTCCTTTTATTTGTACCTTCAGCCTACCCCGTCGGTACTATTTTTCCGTAGTAGGCGGTAATGGTTGGCCAACCATTTTGGTTTCATATTATATATCGGATAATGAAAAAATAACTTTAACAATTTATTAATCCTTTTTAAATAATTCTTTTAATTTTTCTATTGACTCTTTGTCCGATTTTGTTGCTTCTTTATTTTCTTCTTGTATTTGAAGGTAGACTTCTTTTCTATGAATTGGGATGTACTTTGGAGCCTCTATACCTATTCTCACTTGCTCTCCTTGCACTTCTAGTACGGTGATTTCTATGCCGTCTCCGATTATTATGGATTCGCCTTTTTTCCTTGTTAGGGCCAGCATTTTATTCACCTGCCTTTTTTAATTGAGACTTTTCAAATTCTGCATATATGCTGTGTTTGATTTGATACTCTTCATTTTGACATATTGCTTGCATGGCCTTTTGTGTTTCTATATTTATAATAATAGGCGCCTTTAGGTTAGCAGTCATAGCAGTAATATCTTGGGGTATTACTACTATGGCATAGATTAGATAAGACCCTTCCCTAATCTCTCCTAAAGTTTTTAGATAATCCTCATCTATATTGGGAGCATAATCTGGCATAAATGAAAACGGATTAATTAAAACAAAGGCCGTATCTCCGTCTTCTAATGATTGGAGCCAACTAAAGGGGCTAGTGGAATCTTCCTCATCGGTTATCAGTAGATACTGTTTATGCTCCTCAAATCCCGGTATCCCTTCCTTAAAGTTTATTACTTTTTCTTGGTTTATTTCTATTTCACCGAAGTGTTTGGTTTTTACAGTCATTTCGATTACCTCCGTTTTAGGTTGTTGACAGTTGTGATGCATAAGACATTTTAAGGGTATAATTTTTTAGAAATACATTACTAAAGATTTTATGGGCGGTTTTAGCCGCCCATGGTTTTATCTGATAAAGTCTAGGAGGGTTGGTTGTATTACTTTTGCAGTTGCATTAAGGGCAGAATTATAAATAATTTGCTGCATACTAAATTCAGTATATACTTCCTCTAGGTCTACCCCCTCATTATCATTATTAAGTTCTTTAAAGTTTAATTCATCGGCTGCTAGACGGTTGGATACCAGTTCAAGACGTTTCATTCTATTTCCTAGTCCTGATTTTTCCGTGGAAATTTGGCTTAGATGTTTATCTAGTTTGCCAATTAGACTATTAAACCTTCTAGATACATCAAGAAGGCCCATCCTTTCATCTTCGGGCTTGTTTCCCTTTTTGACATCTTCTTCGATGCTATAAATTTCATCAACCAGTCTCGATAATTCATCAATATCCCTCATTAAATCTGTGGTTAGAATATCTTTTCCTAGGATATTAACTTCTATTTTATTATTAATTCCAACTTCATATTGTATCTTTTCTGTAGATGGAACGTATTTTTCTCCCCCATCTAAATCTTCGCATTCGAAGTAATGAACGGGGTTTAAATCGCCCCCTTTAAAACTGTGTTTTTCATAGGATATGGTAAAATCAGCAATAGTATCTATGTCTTCCTCATGAAAAATAAGTTCTCCTGTATCTCTCAGATAGTGGACTGTTCCTGAATTAGTTGGGTAATATGCATCATTAGAATTTGAATCCATCGTCGTAACCGTAAGCCCAGATACATTATCTTTTAAATTATCATATGCCAGTCTTATACGATATGCAATT
It encodes:
- the csrA gene encoding carbon storage regulator CsrA is translated as MLALTRKKGESIIIGDGIEITVLEVQGEQVRIGIEAPKYIPIHRKEVYLQIQEENKEATKSDKESIEKLKELFKKD
- a CDS encoding flagellar assembly protein FliW, which encodes MTVKTKHFGEIEINQEKVINFKEGIPGFEEHKQYLLITDEEDSTSPFSWLQSLEDGDTAFVLINPFSFMPDYAPNIDEDYLKTLGEIREGSYLIYAIVVIPQDITAMTANLKAPIIINIETQKAMQAICQNEEYQIKHSIYAEFEKSQLKKAGE
- the flgL gene encoding flagellar hook-associated protein FlgL: MRITNNMIMNNTLLGLNKNMKRLDTLYSQMTTLKKIQRPSDDPIIAGRALKFRTRIAETQQFQSNIKQAKSWMGGSEQAIKNIESILGSMRDSCVQGSNDTLGIDEQKKIADQLMELKKQLINEGNVSYDGGRYLFSGFRTDTKLVFDKTTDKKFEITQSFTKEDIEEIEIAGKHTQDKKPGIAYRIRLAYDNLKDNVSGLTVTTMDSNSNDAYYPTNSGTVHYLRDTGELIFHEEDIDTIADFTISYEKHSFKGGDLNPVHYFECEDLDGGEKYVPSTEKIQYEVGINNKIEVNILGKDILTTDLMRDIDELSRLVDEIYSIEEDVKKGNKPEDERMGLLDVSRRFNSLIGKLDKHLSQISTEKSGLGNRMKRLELVSNRLAADELNFKELNNDNEGVDLEEVYTEFSMQQIIYNSALNATAKVIQPTLLDFIR